In Pirellulales bacterium, the genomic stretch GCCCAAGCCTTTTTGCGGGGAAATGGCCGGATTATACCCGTGGGACGCACAGCCGCGCGAGGTCAAAAACAATCCTCGCGGGATAATTTGACCGCGGTGGCCAGCAGCGAAAAACCGGAGCCGGCGACCGGCTATCTGGACGAGTCGGACCGCCAAATTCGCCAGGCACAGGCCCGGGCCTCACAAGCGGTCCGTGAATCAACGGTGAATCCGGCAACCGCTGTCCCGCGCGACACCGCGGCTCTTGCCGAGCAGGATGCCGCCGACTGGCAAGGCCCCATCGTGGATCAAGGCCTGCCAGCCGGAATCGGCGGGGGATTATCCGCGAACGCCGCGGGAGCAAACTCCTTGGCCGGACCGCCACGGTCGATTTATGAACGCAAGTTTTTACCCTCCGTGGATGAAGACACGCCCATCTCTCCCAGTGCCCCCAATCCCACGCGTCTGGCTCCGCTACAAGACGCCGCCGGCATCCCCGCTGGGCAAGCCGTGATAGATACCATGGTGAATGGCTCCGCGCCGGGCGCGGGGTTAGCTTCTCCCCCCTCAAGTCAAAAGGTTCTCTTGGAATGGGGCCGCCCCGCCGCAGCCAATGATGTGGCTTGGTAGCATAGTAGGGGAGTATCGTATATAGATGTGGCGCGTAACGTCGGGCGGGCGCGATATTGAACCACTGAACCGCACGGAGCTTCGTGCATCCAGCTGACCGCTTAAATTTTTTTGATTGCGAAGGCAATAGGGCGTTTTGGATGCGTGTTGATAAGCGAAGGCAAAAAACGATGGGCTAGCGTGCGGCGGCCGATTTTTTTCCACATAAAGTTTTCACCTTGACACCGTGTTTATCGTGTACGCGTAAGTTTAAAGTTCGTATTTAATTGGGTTTCTCCCTTACAGCCCATAAAATTGCCCCGCTAGCTCTCCGGTGGATTGCCGCCGCATGCGGCAACTTACTTGGGCAAATTCCGCCCCAAAAAAAAGCACGCTCCACGCATAATAAAACCAAAGCATTACGGCGATAAACGAACCCACGATGCCATAGGCGGTGTAAGTTCCCTGCATCAGATACGTGGTTAGGGCAATGCGCCCCGCTTCCCACAGCACACTTGCCACAAAGCTACCTTGCCAACACTCGCTCAGCCAAACAAAGCGCGGCGAAAAGAGGCGGTACAAAAACAGAAAAAAACAATTATTCAACACCACGCCAATCGCGAACTGCGCCATCTTCCACGGCAGATTGCCCATCGGCCAGTCGTGAAAAATCACACCCAATGTGGAAAATAGCACACTGCTAAAAAACGTAATGCTAATAAACAGCCCCAGGCCCAGAATGACCAAAAAGGCCTTGAGCCGATTGAATAACACCCTGCCCAGGATGGCGATCCAGCGCATATCGCTAGGGGGCAAGTGTTCCTTCCAAATGCGGGCAAACACGACTTCGATCTGACTAAAGATCCCCACCGCGCCAAATAACAGTATGATAAAGCCGACCGGGCCGTTCACGCCGGCATTGTCCTTGACCTGGTCCAGGATAATGTCAAGCTGTTGAGCTAATTGGGGACTGACCTGTTCTTGAATGGGGTTTAGCAGATATTCGGCGGCGTCCCGTCGACCGAGTTGAGCCCGTTCCAAAAAAAATCCCAGAATCGACAGCAGCACCAGCACCAGCGGAAAAAAAGAAAACGCCGTATAAAACGCCAATGCCGCCGCGCTGTGGCCGCCGTCGTCCTTTTGCCATTCCTGGACGGTTCCCCACAGCCGGGGCCAGAGCGATTGTTTGAGCCAAGCGATCAAAATCCAAATTCCGGCGGGTTTTTGTTGCTGTGCCACAGGGTTATTCTCCCACGGGGGGGAAATCTTGGAAAGAGGAAGAGGGAGAATGACAAATTATGAGCTGCTGAATATGTGGAAGGTGCTAAAAAGTGATAGCTCTATCTGAGCGAGATTTACCTGGATAATTCTCACCCGCGATACCGCGACCCGCCCATGCCATCGGCGGTTTTGTGCACCCTGCTCCTCGTCCCGCCACCTAGCCCCGCACGCTCGTTTACCGCATAATACATCTTTACACACTCTGCCTAGAAAAGATGCCATGTTTGTTGATCGCGTTCAAATCGAAGTCCAAGGGGGTCGCGGCGGCAAGGGGTGCGTCAGCTTTCGCCGTGAAAAATTTGTCCCCCGTGGCGGGCCGGATGGGGGGAATGGCGGCGATGGCGGCAGCATCCTGATCCGGGCCGAAACCGGCGTGAATCACTTGGCCGCGCTCGCCCATAAGAAACATTGGCGGGGGGAACATGGCCAGCCGGGACTGGGTTCGGATTGCCATGGCCGGGCCGCGCCGGATGTCACGATTGACGTTCCTCCCGGCACCTTGGTGATCGACGCCGCGACCGGGTTGGTGCTCAAGGATTTGGTGCATCCCGGGGAAAGTGTGGTTGCCGCGCGGGGGGGAATTGGGGGCAAGGGGAACGCCCATTTTAAATCTGCCAACAACCGTGCGCCGCGGGACTCCGCCCCTCCCGGCCAAGGAGAGCAACGGACACTCATTCTCGAACTCAAGGTCATTGCCGACGTCGGTCTGGTCGGCAAACCCAATGCCGGTAAAAGCACGCTCCTCTCGCGGCTGTCGCGCGCCCGGCCCGAGATCGCCGCCTATCCCTTTACCACCAAGCATCCCAACCTGGGCCTGGTCACACTCGACGCTGATCGCTCGTTTGTCATGGCCGACTTGCCCGGACTGATCGAAGGGGCCAGCGCGGGCGTGGGCCTGGGTCATGAATTTTTGCGCCATATCGAGCGGGCGGGAATTTTGGTTCATTTGGTGGAACCGGAGCCAGCGGACGGCACGCAGCCGTTAGAAAACTACCGCGCGATCCGGCATGAACTGACCGAATACGCGGTGGAGTTGGGCCAAAGGCCCGAAATTATCGTAATTTCCAAGGCCGAACTTCCCGCGGCCGCCGAGGTTCAGCGGGAATTTCAGGTGGCATTGGCGCGCGACGATATTATGCTACTCAGTGCGGTCACGGGCGCCGGGCTGGACCGGCTGTTGGTCCGTATTGCTGCCGAACTTGACCAAAATCGAACCAAGCCGCAGCCTCTGCCGGTCCGTATTCCGCCCCATATGCGCGTGGCTCCCGCCGCCGATACACCTACACCTCATCCGGATCTGCCATCTCCTGACAATTCCGTCGAGCAATCGGAACCCTCGGTCTGATTTTTATCGAATTCGTTGAACGGTATTTCAACCATGCGTAAACCCAATCATGGCGGCGGCTGGCAAGCGGTGTGGTACACCTGGCGCAAAGCGCGCGAGGCGGGTGGCCTGTGGAAGCTGTGGCGCGCCATGCGGTCAAAAAACGCGTGCAAAACCTGCGCGTTGGGCATGGGGGGCCAGCAGGGAGGCATGGTCAACGAAGCGGGGCATTTTCCGGAAGTGTGCAAGAAATCGCTGCAGGCGATGGTCTCGGACATGCAGGGGGCCATTGGCGAGCAATTTTGGAAAACGTACTCCATCCCGCAGTTGCAGCAGTTTACCCCGCGCGAACTGGAGGTCTGCGGCCGACTGACGCAGCCGGTACTGCTGGGGCCAAACGAGCAGTATTACCGGCCCATCAGTTGGGAAGCGGCGTACGCCAAATTGGCGGAACAGCTCCGCGCGCTTGAGCCCCATGAGACCTTTTGGTATTTCAGCGGGCGCAGTTCCAACGAAGCGGCGTTTTTGCTGCAGTTGTTTGCCCGCTTGTATGGGACCAACAACGTCAACAATTGCAGTTACTATTGCCACCAGGCCAGCGGCGTCGGGCTGACCCAGACCATAGGCAGCGGCGCGGGGACGGTGCAGTTGGAAGATGTCGAGAAAGCCGATCTGGTGTTTGTGATCGGGGGAAATCCCCCCAGCAACCACCCGCGGTTGATGCGCACGCTGATGACCGTGCGGCGGAACGGGGGCCAGGTCATTGTGGTCAATCCGCTGATCGAGGCGGGACTGGTGAACTTTCGCGTCCCCAGCGATGTGCGCAGCATGCTCTTTGGCAGCGAAATTGCCAACCTGTATGTGCAGCCACATATTGGCGGAGACCTGGCGCTGCTGGTCGCCGTGGCCAAGCGAATTGTGGAACTGGGCGCGATCGATGCCGCATTTCTTTCCGCGCATTGCGACCATTGGCCCGAATTACAAGCCAGTCTGGCTGGACACGCCTGGGATGATCTCGTCCGCAAAAGCGGGGTCTCCCGCGAGCAAATCGACGATATCGCCGCGCGTTACGCACGTGCAAAAAACGCCGTCTTTAGCTGGACGATGGGGATCACGCACCATGTCCACGGCGTGGAAAATGTCCGCGCCATCGCCAATCTGGCGCTCCTCCGCGGCATGGTGGGACGCCCCCATGCCGGACTCCTGCCGATTCGCGGACATTCCAACGTGCAGGGGATCGGCACCATGGGCGTGACCCCCAAACTACGCGACGCTGTCTTTGACCGATTGCAAAATCACTTTGCCGTTCGCCTGCCAACCTCGCCGGGCCTAGACACGATGGGCTGCATGGAAAGCGCGCTGGCCGGAGAGCTTAAATTTGGTTTTTGCCTGGGGGGAAACCTGTACGGGTCAAATCCGGACGCCGAATTTGCCCGCAAGTCGCTGGCCAAACTGGATCTAATTACGTATGTCAGTACGACGCTGAATACCGGACACGCCCACGGCCTGGGGCGGGAGACCCTTATCCTACCGGCACTCGCCCGCGACGAGGAGCCGGAACCGACCACGCAGGAGTCGATGTTTAGCTATGTGCGGCTGAGCGACGGCGGCCCCCGTCGGCATGAAGGACCCAAAAGCGAAATCGAGTTAGTCGCGGATTTAGCCGGACAAGTGCTGGGAAACCACGGGGGGAATGGGCCGCTCGATTGGCGGGTCTTGCGCAGCGCCGAGCAAATTCGCAAGGCAATCGCTAAAATTATTCCCGGCATGGAACAGATGGAGCAAATTGGCGGGAATAAACAGGAATTTCAGATTCCCGGGCGGACATTTCATACGCCCCGCTTTGCCACGCCCAACGGCCGGGCACAATTGCATCCCTTAACCGAAATCCCGGAATTGGCGGGAGGCGACTCTAACGGAAAAAATCTCTTGCGGCTGATGACCATTCGCAGCGAAGGGCAATTTAACACGGTGGTCTACGAGGACTACGACATTTATCGCGGCATTGACCGGCGGAATGTGATTTTAATGCATCCCAGTGACATGCAGCGTTTGGGATTGCAACACGCGCAACCAGCGCTAATCACCAGTGACGTGGGCCAAATGTCCGGCGTCTTAGCCTGGGAATTTACGGATATCAAGCCGGGCAACGCGGCCATGTATTATCCCGAAGCCAATGTGCTCGTCCCGCGCAAACTAGACCCCCAGTCCAAAACACCCGCCTTCAAAAATGTGCTCGTTAGCGTGGAGCCGTTGGTCAGGGGATAGGGGTTAGGGATCAGGGGCGAAAATACACAAAGCCGCCGATGGTCTCGGCGGTGCGGGCGTGGGTAGGACAGGGGCGTGAGACGCGGGTGGCGGGGTGGAACCTCAGCGAGCCCCCTGCTTAACAAAGTCAGAAGGATGAATGCAGAAGGAAGAATGACTGCAAATCAATTCTTCATTTTTAATTCTTAATTCATAGTTGAATCTCGCACCACGCCCATTGACCCGCGCATTCGTCGACGCCGATGGCCAGGGTTAGCGGCAACGGATGATCTAGCGCGCGCAATCGCGCGGCCAATTGTTCGGCCAAGTGCGCCGCAAGTAATTCCGCCGTTGTATTCGCCACCGGCAAAAGCACGCAATCCTCCGCCGGAAACACCCACCGCCGCTCTTCAAACGTGGCGATAACTTCCCCGTCGGTTTGCCGCACTAGAATCCGTGGGTGGTGCAGCGGCAGCAGCACATGATGATCCCAAGCGGCGATCAAGTTCTTTAACGTTTCCTTGAGCGCGATAAAGTCATACACATAGTGGTTTTCGTCCAGGGGGCCGCGAACTTCCGCCGCCACGCGGTAGTTGTGGCCATGCAGCCGCTCGCAAATATTGCCGTTAAACGTGATAAAATGCGCCGCCGAAAAAATCAGCTCTTCCTTGGTCAAACGGACCGAAAATTGGGGGGATTTCATGAATTTTTGGCAACTTTCGGGGCAAGCGCGGTAGTTTTTGGCGTTTTTTCGCCCGGTTGGAAAAAATTCGCCAACTTTGAATTAGCATAAAAGAGAGTCCCCCCCTTCACAAGGAATACCCGCTATTTGCCCGGTCCAGCCGCTTATGGTCCCTCATCAACATAACTTTGTGATCCGCTGGGCATGCGCCATCGCCGTCGTGGCTAGCGTTTCCCTGGCCAGCGTCGCCACGGGGCAGATACCCACGGTTGGCGAAGAGATCAGCCGCCGTTACGACCCCTATTATGGACCCACTGCATCCGACAACCCCGCCAACCGATATCCCGCCACTCTGAATATGGAGTGGGAAATTGACGCCACCGCATTACCGCCGACACTAAGCGACTTTCCCGCTGAAATGGCTATCCCTCCGACGCTCTCCAGTTGGGATCCGATCTTTTTTCACCAGCCTCAGCTTGCCTGGGGGGGGTGGGGTTGGCAGGGGCCTCGCTGGGGACCTTGGGGAGGGTGGAGAGGTCCAATTTGGGGGCCGCGCTGGGGCTTTGGACCAGTTTGGAGTCGACCGTTTGCCGTGGGACCTTGGGGTGGATGGAGCGGTTGGGGGCCAGGCCGGGGAAGCTGGGCGTGGGGAGCGCGCTTTCCCCGGGGAGTGCCGTTAGGGCCACGCTATGGCGAATTTTTTTACGGACCGTTTCATGGTTTTCACGGGCCTTTGCAATCCACACCGGGATTTCACAGCTATGGGCCGTTTTTGCCCCCTAGTTTTTGTCCGCCAGGGTTGGGGGATACCATGGGACCGCGGGAATATGTGGTTCCCGGGTCGGAGCAGTTAATATTGCCGGGCAAAACAGAGGGAGAGATTTCGATCAAAGAATAATTCCGGCTGAAGTTGAAAATCCCAGGAGTCTAATTCACCTCAACCGGGATACCCGGGAAAACGGCTTGCCAAGTCACGCGAGTTGGCCCAGCGCATTTATCACTGGCAATCTGGGTTAAGTTTGCCGATTATGCGGCCGATAAATCTAAACGGCGGATGACGTACCATTGCGCGCGATCCATTCTTATCGCGCCAGTTTGCCCGGCGGTTTCGTGCTAGCAAGCTGCGTTTTTTTATTCATCACGAACAGCCACGAGGGTTGTTCCGCGCCCCCCCGGTTTGGCCCACGAATATTTACAGGATGCAGGCCATGCAACAAATTGCTGGAATTTTTTTGCCTGATCATGAAGCGCACATGCCCGCGTATCTGCGGCAAACAGGTGGGGCATACCAGTCGAAGCAATTGCAGCGGGCACTGCAGTTTGTGACCAACTGGCGCACGGCCGTGGATATCGGCGCGCATGTGGGGACTTGGAGCAAGGCCCTGGTCCAAAAGTTTCAGCGCGTGATCGCGTTTGAGCCGCTCCCCCAACTGCGCGCTTGCCTGGAAAAAAACGTAGTGAGCGACCGGTTGCAGATCATCCCGATCGCGCTAGGCAACGAGCATGGCGCGGTCAGTTTTTCTTATGACGAGGCGCATTCCGGCGCCACACATGTCGAACCGGGCAAGGCTGGCCTGATCCCCCTGGGCATGCTGGACGATTTTCGGCTGGAGGAAGTCGATTTTATCAAAATCGACACCGAGGGGTTTGAATTGCCGGTGCTGCAGGGAGCCGCCAAAACTTTGGCCGCCAACCAACCGGTGATCATTGTTGAGGACAAGCTGCACGGCGTCAAACATTACGGGCAGCAACCGTACGCCGTGATCGAATTTTTGGAAAGCCTGGGAGGGGTGATTCTCGACCGGATTGTCGACGACTTTATCATGGGCTGGCCAGATACTCCCGGCAAAGTCCGCAAAACAGCCCCGCGCGAGGTGGAGCAGCAATTTGCCGAATGCATGGCCCGCCAGCAGACGGGGGATTTGCCGGGGATGCGTTTGGGCTTTCGCAAGCTGACGCGCGAATTTCCCCGCCATGCCGAATCCTGGAATATGCTAGCCATTTGCGAGTTGCAATTGGGTCATATTCGACCGGCGGTGGCCGCCGCGCTGAACGCCGTCGAGCTGCTCCCCACGGAGGCCCGCTTGCAAAATACACTCGCCACGGCGTTGTGGCTGAATGGAAATATCGCCGACGCGGTCGATACGCTCAAACGCGCGCTGCAGATCAACCCCGAACTGTTTGAGGCGCATTTGAATCTGGGGGAAATATATGAACATGCCCGCGACCATTCCTCGGCGTTCGCGTGCTTTCAGCAAGCGTTGCGGATTCGGCCCAATTCTCCGCAAGTGCTGATCAAAATGGGACGGATTCACGCCGCGCACGGATCAACCGCGCAAGCCAGCACCTTGTTTCGCCAGGCCTTAACCTTGGATCCCGCGCAGCGTAAAGCCCGCGAGGAACTGCAGGCCCTGGAGAGCCGCTCCCGCGCGGGAATGTAGGTTGCGCCCTTTTCCGTGAGGAATCTCATCCCGCGACGGCGCTAATGTGGAAGGCAGGGCCTTCTTCAGGTCCCTTGACGAATTGCCAGTTCCGTGCAGTGGCTCTGGGAGTCTCACGTTCAGTTAAATGTGGTTCCTGGTGTTCCCTTGTTGACGCGTCGGGCTGAGTTCCTCTATTTTATTCGCTCTTATGCGCATCACTTGGCTTGTCTCGGCGGAAATCACGGGGAACACGCCCGAAACGTGGGATTGTCAATTGGCCAGTGTGCGTTACCGCGTTCTGGCCCCCGCGCGGCAGCTGCACCAGCGGGGGGAGCATGTCGGCTGGCTCCGATTTGAGCAATTAGCCGAATTAGCCGCGGCGGAAAAAGGCTCGGACGCGGCGGACCATGATCACTGGCCCGCCGATGTCGTGATTCTGTCCAAAGTCTTTGCCCAAAACGCGGTTCCCGCCTTGCGTTATGCCCGGGCGCAAGGATCCCGCGTGCTAGTCGATTTGTGTGACGACCATTTTGATCATCCGGCGCTGGGTCCGGTTTATCACGAATTGTGCGCCCAGGCCGATGGCGTCATCGCCAGCACGCGGGCTATGGCCGAACTCATTCGCCAGCGAACCGGCCGGAGCGCCATCCAGATCGATGATCCGCTCGAAGGACCGGGGGGAGTTCCCCGGTTTAATCCCGACTTACCCCAGCGCCCGCTGCGCTTGGCCTGGTTTGGCCATCCAGTCAACTTTGACACCGTGGCCCCCTGCCTGCCCGAATTGCAAAAGCTATCCGTCATGTTTCCGCTCGAGTTGCGATTAATTACGGATTTAGCCGCCGTGCGTGACAACCCGTTTGGGCGGATCCTGGAAAAAGCCACCGGTCCGCGCTTGCAAATCCAGGCCCTCCCCTGGAGCCAAGCCCTAACCTGGCAAGCCCTGGCCGAATGTGACATAGTTCTCTTGCCCAGTTTGCCCGATCAAAAAAAACTAGTCAAAAGTCCCAATCGCGCCGTCGAGGGGATCCACGCGGGACGTTTGGTCTTGGCCTACCCGCTTCCCGCTTATACCGAATTGGCCGGGGGATTGTGGCTGGGTGAGGACCTTTGCCAGGGAATACGCTGGGCGGTCAATCATCCCGTGGCGGCGCGGCAACTGATCAGCCAGGGTCAAGTATTGATTCGGCGGCGTTTTTTGCCCGAGATTGCCGGCCAGGCCTGGGGAGGCGTGGTGGAAGCCGTGCTGGAACAAGAAGCGTGCGTCCCGTAAATCACCGACTGGCTGATTCCACGCTGGGTTGTCCGAGGGAATAAGTTTACCGGTTGATTCCTGAATCTTACGCCCCTCGTCCCGCCTGTTGCACCACGCGCTGCAACCGCAAGCGATTTTCTCTTTGTAAGCGCTGGCAATCCCGCAGCAATTTGTCCGAATCCGGGTAGCCCAACAGCGCGGCCAGTTTGGCCAATTCGGCCGGTTGTCGCGGCAGGTCATTTAGCGCGGTCATATTCATCAAACGCAAGCGGCCTTGGATCGTGCGCAACACCTGATAACTGGTCGTCAGGTAATCACAATCGTCGGCCGTCAGTAACCGATGTTCCCGCAACAGCCCCAAGGCCGCGAGGGTGTTGGGTTCGCGAATTTGCGGCAGTTCTCCCCCGTATTTTAGCTGCAACAGTTGCACGATGAATTCGACATCCAAGACCCCCCCCGGTCCCCGCTTGAGGTTTAAATCCGTGGCTCCCTCTTGCATGCGCATGCGCATTTCATAAATTTCCGCGGCAAATTCCGGACGCCAGGGGTGGGCGTACATCGCCGCCGCCAGGGTCTGTCGCACCACGTCGTGGCAAGCCGCGCTGCCATGTACAATCCGTCCCCGCGCCAGTGCCTGCCGTTCCCACAGTTGACCTTCCCCCGCTTCAAAATAACGCAGGAATTCAGCCAGGGACGTGACCAGCCGTCCGCTTTTGCCGGTGGGACGCAGGCGGGCGTCAATCTCGTACAATTTGCCGTGCGGTCCCAGGGTTCCGGCGGTTTTTACAATCCGCTGCGCCAGTTCGCTAAAAAAGTGTTGGTTGCTGGTCGTTTCGCCGCTGCGTCGAGATCTGCGCGCATGAAACGTGCCTCCATCGCCACTATATAAAAACAGCAAATCCAGGTCGCTGTGATAGTTGAGTTCCCGCCCTCCAAATTTGCCCAACGCCACCACGATCAATTCCGCTCCCCCACCTCCGCCGTCGGATTGGCTGGCTAATTGCGGTTCGCCATATTTTGCGGTCAAGCGGTCAAATTCGGTCTGGGCGATCTGGCTTAGGACCGCCTCGGCGATGTTGCACAATGCTTCGTTGATCCGCTCGACCGGCTCCTTGTTTAGAATGTCGCGCACGCCCACGCGCAGGCGTTCGGCCTTGGCAAAGCTGTGCAAGATGGGAGTCACATCCTCGGCTCCGCGGGCCAGTTCTTGCAATTGTTGGCGTAGTTGCCCGGCGGTGGGAAGTTTATCCAACAGCAGGCTATCGAGTAATTCGTCGATCATGCCGGGATTTTGCGTAAGCAGGTCGCACAGATACGGGCTTGAGGCGCATAATTCGACATATAACTCGAGCGAGGGGGGGTTAAAGCTAAAAAGTTCCCACAATACCGCCTTACCACCCAAATGATCACTGACGCGGGTCAAATTCTTGAGGGTGGCGTCGGGATCGGCGGTGGCGGAAAGGGCCGCCAACAACCGCGGGGCGATCGCCGCCAAAAAGTGTCGACACCGCCGCTGTGACAGGTACCGCACGCTTTCATGCGCCAGGGCCAGCAAGTTTTGATACGCGGCCGTATTGTCCGCAAAGCGGTATTTGGACA encodes the following:
- a CDS encoding YihY/virulence factor BrkB family protein, which produces MAQQQKPAGIWILIAWLKQSLWPRLWGTVQEWQKDDGGHSAAALAFYTAFSFFPLVLVLLSILGFFLERAQLGRRDAAEYLLNPIQEQVSPQLAQQLDIILDQVKDNAGVNGPVGFIILLFGAVGIFSQIEVVFARIWKEHLPPSDMRWIAILGRVLFNRLKAFLVILGLGLFISITFFSSVLFSTLGVIFHDWPMGNLPWKMAQFAIGVVLNNCFFLFLYRLFSPRFVWLSECWQGSFVASVLWEAGRIALTTYLMQGTYTAYGIVGSFIAVMLWFYYAWSVLFFGAEFAQVSCRMRRQSTGELAGQFYGL
- the obgE gene encoding GTPase ObgE, whose protein sequence is MFVDRVQIEVQGGRGGKGCVSFRREKFVPRGGPDGGNGGDGGSILIRAETGVNHLAALAHKKHWRGEHGQPGLGSDCHGRAAPDVTIDVPPGTLVIDAATGLVLKDLVHPGESVVAARGGIGGKGNAHFKSANNRAPRDSAPPGQGEQRTLILELKVIADVGLVGKPNAGKSTLLSRLSRARPEIAAYPFTTKHPNLGLVTLDADRSFVMADLPGLIEGASAGVGLGHEFLRHIERAGILVHLVEPEPADGTQPLENYRAIRHELTEYAVELGQRPEIIVISKAELPAAAEVQREFQVALARDDIMLLSAVTGAGLDRLLVRIAAELDQNRTKPQPLPVRIPPHMRVAPAADTPTPHPDLPSPDNSVEQSEPSV
- a CDS encoding FdhF/YdeP family oxidoreductase, with the translated sequence MRKPNHGGGWQAVWYTWRKAREAGGLWKLWRAMRSKNACKTCALGMGGQQGGMVNEAGHFPEVCKKSLQAMVSDMQGAIGEQFWKTYSIPQLQQFTPRELEVCGRLTQPVLLGPNEQYYRPISWEAAYAKLAEQLRALEPHETFWYFSGRSSNEAAFLLQLFARLYGTNNVNNCSYYCHQASGVGLTQTIGSGAGTVQLEDVEKADLVFVIGGNPPSNHPRLMRTLMTVRRNGGQVIVVNPLIEAGLVNFRVPSDVRSMLFGSEIANLYVQPHIGGDLALLVAVAKRIVELGAIDAAFLSAHCDHWPELQASLAGHAWDDLVRKSGVSREQIDDIAARYARAKNAVFSWTMGITHHVHGVENVRAIANLALLRGMVGRPHAGLLPIRGHSNVQGIGTMGVTPKLRDAVFDRLQNHFAVRLPTSPGLDTMGCMESALAGELKFGFCLGGNLYGSNPDAEFARKSLAKLDLITYVSTTLNTGHAHGLGRETLILPALARDEEPEPTTQESMFSYVRLSDGGPRRHEGPKSEIELVADLAGQVLGNHGGNGPLDWRVLRSAEQIRKAIAKIIPGMEQMEQIGGNKQEFQIPGRTFHTPRFATPNGRAQLHPLTEIPELAGGDSNGKNLLRLMTIRSEGQFNTVVYEDYDIYRGIDRRNVILMHPSDMQRLGLQHAQPALITSDVGQMSGVLAWEFTDIKPGNAAMYYPEANVLVPRKLDPQSKTPAFKNVLVSVEPLVRG
- a CDS encoding 6-pyruvoyl tetrahydropterin synthase family protein; the encoded protein is MKSPQFSVRLTKEELIFSAAHFITFNGNICERLHGHNYRVAAEVRGPLDENHYVYDFIALKETLKNLIAAWDHHVLLPLHHPRILVRQTDGEVIATFEERRWVFPAEDCVLLPVANTTAELLAAHLAEQLAARLRALDHPLPLTLAIGVDECAGQWAWCEIQL
- a CDS encoding FkbM family methyltransferase, encoding MQQIAGIFLPDHEAHMPAYLRQTGGAYQSKQLQRALQFVTNWRTAVDIGAHVGTWSKALVQKFQRVIAFEPLPQLRACLEKNVVSDRLQIIPIALGNEHGAVSFSYDEAHSGATHVEPGKAGLIPLGMLDDFRLEEVDFIKIDTEGFELPVLQGAAKTLAANQPVIIVEDKLHGVKHYGQQPYAVIEFLESLGGVILDRIVDDFIMGWPDTPGKVRKTAPREVEQQFAECMARQQTGDLPGMRLGFRKLTREFPRHAESWNMLAICELQLGHIRPAVAAALNAVELLPTEARLQNTLATALWLNGNIADAVDTLKRALQINPELFEAHLNLGEIYEHARDHSSAFACFQQALRIRPNSPQVLIKMGRIHAAHGSTAQASTLFRQALTLDPAQRKAREELQALESRSRAGM